The region CTGCGGTTCTGCCAGAGGGGCCGCTTTTACACCTAAATCATGGGAGGACACAGGTTTTTTATCAGATTTCAGCAATACATTGATATCTCCGGTATCTTCCATTACGGCAAATTCAACATCTGCTAGATTGAAAGCATTTTTAGAGCGAAGCCCGCGGAGAAGTTCCTCTCCTGTTAATCCTGTTTGCATAAGATTCTCTTCCATAATTTTTCCATGCTTAATCAACACAGTTTCTTTCCCGTTAATAAGGTCATGGACCCACTTGCTTTTTATCGACAAATAATCCAATGCTATAGGAAACAGCACCCAAATCCCAAGAGTAATAAAACCAAAAACGGGATTTGGGATTAGATTTAAGGACATTAATGCCGCAATAACCGCAGTTACCATGTAGCTTACCAACCGAAACGGCGCCATACGGGCGATATTTCTTTTTTCCAATAATCTGATTAAGATTAGTAACAAAAAGAATAAGGCAATTGAATTAAGTACTATTTGTATCCATGCCGGCATTTTATAATCTCCTAGCTAGTTTCCTTTATATTGTGGCTCTTGATATTCCAAAGTCTGCAGCCTTTTCTCCAGATCGTCTATAATGATTTCTGTAGTTTCTAATGCTTGGTTGTAAATTGATTTGGTTTCTTTATCCCGCGTCTGCAGCACATATAATCTTAATGTACCCTGACTACCTTTTAATGTAGCTAACGTTTTTTTTACTTGCGATGCAACTGTCATAATATTCCCTCCATTCACCGTATTATTATTATTCTATTTTCGCCTTTCATTCAGGAAAAATTATGGCATATTATGGAAAATGATGCCCTTTGTTTTTAAAATCTGTAATGCTACCTGATTCATGAATAACAAGTTATCGTCGTGATAAACTAATTCAGGTAACATAAATAAAATTTTCCACTTTAATTAAAAATCATTAGGGAGGGTGCATTTTTGTCAATTACACTTGTTGTAATAATACGCTCTGTTATTTCTTTTTTTGCTTTATTACTATTTGTTCGGCTTATGGGAAAGCAGCAGGTTGCCCAGCTAACTTTTTTTGACTATGTTGTTGGTATTACCATTGGTTCTATGGCTTCTACCATATCAGTACAAGTAAATGAAAATTTAGTGTCTACCATGGCCGGGCTGGCTACCTGGACAATACTGGCGATAATACTGGCCATTTTGAGTATGCATAATGTTTGGATTCGTAAGATGGTAGACGGCGAGGCGACAATTGTGGTTGCCGACGGGAAAATTCTTGAAGATAATTTAAGAAAAATCCGTATCCCCATGGAACAACTTCTATCCGAGCTTCGAACCCAAGGAGTATTCAATATAACAGATGTAGAGTTTGTGATGTTCGAGCCGGGGGGAAAGATTAGTATACAAAAGAAATCTCAAAAACAACCCATTACTCCTAAGGACTTAAATATCACAACACAATATGATGGGCTGCCTACAAACCTGATTTTAGACGGTATTTTACTTCAAGATGCTCTTCGTTCCCTTCATTTGTCCAAGGCTTGGCTGCAGCATCAACTCAGTAAACAAAACATTCAGGATGTCAGGGACGTTTCCCTGGCACAATTAGATACCAAGGGAAATCTATATGTTGACTTAAAAGGAGACAAATCATGTTATACAATACCAACAAACAGCTAAAATTATCGGCCGGCAGTTTTTATTTGCTCAAAAGGATTATTCTTACAATTTTTTTGTGCGGTATTTTAGTTATTTCTTGCTCCTGTACGCTGCTGACAAAATCTTTCGATAGCCGCACAGGCTTTTCCAAACATTTAGCCCAGGTGGAAAACAGCATCCGGAATGAAGACTGGGAACAAGCAAAACTTGATGTTGAAGAGTCCAAAACAGCTTGGAAAAAGATAAAACCATTTATGCAAGTGGACATTGACCACGACTATATAAAAGACATTGAAGATGGCTTTATCGAATTAGACGGATATCTTGACACCAAAGATAAATCCAATTCTCTGGTATCTATTCTTTTAATAGAGAATACATGGGAAAATATAGACTCTCTCTGACTACAAGATGTCAACCTAAGCTTAGCCGGCTCTTTTATTCCCTATTCTGCCGGTCGATAAATAAAAAATGTTCCAGCATTCCGGCTTTTGTTTCAGAGCCTGTCCCTGCCTGCTTTTAACGGCGGGGTTTTCTATTTTTTGTCCTTTTCCTGGCTGTGAAGTACATTTCCGGCAAGACGCTATGGTATACCTCAGGATTTGTCCGGTGACCGCTTCATCAGTCTGGGATATCCAAAGTAGGACCTGTCCTGTAAAGATCTATCAGCCAAGCGAGAGCGCTATTACGCCAAGTACAATAATTGCAACCCTTATTCAAATGTTACGGCAGCTTTACAGTAGCGGCTTCCCCCTATGGCCCCGGATTGAGATTGTATAATGAATGCGCATTCTGTCGATAATTTTTGGGATTTTTTTGAAATACTGATTTGGGATTCTTGACATGAATATTTTGGCAATGTAAAATATATAACAAAACTATTGTTAGCACTCCTCCCTTGCGAGTGCTGATAACTACTCCGCTAATTTTTGGTGTATGATTTTATTGCATTTAAAATTGGAAGGAGGTTTTTTTATTGGCAACGTACTTTCAATCAAAACTCCAAGCACAAGTAATATTTACAGGGAGTTGTTCAAACGTCATCCGCTGAATTCTATCCTAATAAGCAAGGATTGGCCCCGGGTATCGCGCAAAAGACATTGAACTCGCTTTTGGAGACCGTTCAGACTTAAATGTCATAATTCATTATGAACATGAAAATAGGCCGCTTGGAACAGGGGTGCCATCAAAAATGCAGAAAAACATTTTGATGGTACTTTCTTCGTTGATGAGCATCTTATCAGCGATGTATACTGGGTAAAACCTGATCAACCATCAGCAAGTTAAAAAGTAAAGGAGGCATTGTTTGGATGGTTACTACGAATCGTATTCGCAACGTAGCCTTTCTAAGCACTTATCCTCCCAGAGAGTGCGGATTGGCTACATTTACACAAGACCTGGTACAAGCCTTGGACGCATTTGACGGTCTGATCAAGACAAAGGTTATCGCTGTTAGCAATGGGGAATATTATAATGATCAGCAAGTAATGGCTGAATTGTCGCAGAATGACAAATCGAGTTATCTTCAACTTGCGAAAAAAATCAATGAATCGGACATTGACCTATTGGTAATTGAGCACGAATATGGCATTTTTGGCGGCACTTGCGGCGATTATATTGGAGAATTGATTAAAAACCTGCAAGTTCCGGTCATTACTACCCTTCATACGGTCTTGCCTAATCCGTCTTTTAAACAAAAACAGGTTTTAAGCACATTGGGCGCGGCTAGTATCAAAGTTGTCACAATGGCCAGAAATACTATGAAAATTTTACAGAATGTTTACGACATTAATGCCGGAAAGATCGAAGTAATACCTCATGGCGTACCTTTCCGTTTGCTTGAGCCAAGAGATAAGTTAAAGGAAAAGAACGGATATGCCAGCTTGAACATTATAGCCACCTTTGGCCTTATCAGTCCGGGAAAAGGGCTGGAATACGGCATCGAAGCGATAGCTGAAGTCGTGAAGGACCACCCCAATACGTTATACCTGATCCTTGGAAAAACACATCCTTGCATCAAAAATGAGCAAGGAGAAAATTACCGGGAGAAACTGCTTGACCTCACTCACCGGTTAGGCCTGGATAATCATGTACGCTTTATTGACAAATATCTGACTAAGGAAGAAATCATTTACTACCTCCGCCTTTGTGATATATATCTTACTCCATATTTATCAAAAGATCAGGCAGTTAGCGGTACTCTTGCCTATGCTGTCGGCTGTGGCCGGGTAGTGGTTTCAACCCCTTATTTATACGCGCAAGAGCTTTTAGGGGACGGGCGGGGGCTGTTGGCCGAGTTTCGGGATCCCAATTCTATAGCAAAATGCATAAAGTACGTCTTAGACAACCCTGATAAAAAAC is a window of Sporomusaceae bacterium ACPt DNA encoding:
- a CDS encoding hypothetical protein (UPF0702 transmembrane protein YetF); translation: MSITLVVIIRSVISFFALLLFVRLMGKQQVAQLTFFDYVVGITIGSMASTISVQVNENLVSTMAGLATWTILAIILAILSMHNVWIRKMVDGEATIVVADGKILEDNLRKIRIPMEQLLSELRTQGVFNITDVEFVMFEPGGKISIQKKSQKQPITPKDLNITTQYDGLPTNLILDGILLQDALRSLHLSKAWLQHQLSKQNIQDVRDVSLAQLDTKGNLYVDLKGDKSCYTIPTNS
- the mshA_1 gene encoding D-inositol-3-phosphate glycosyltransferase; the encoded protein is MVTTNRIRNVAFLSTYPPRECGLATFTQDLVQALDAFDGLIKTKVIAVSNGEYYNDQQVMAELSQNDKSSYLQLAKKINESDIDLLVIEHEYGIFGGTCGDYIGELIKNLQVPVITTLHTVLPNPSFKQKQVLSTLGAASIKVVTMARNTMKILQNVYDINAGKIEVIPHGVPFRLLEPRDKLKEKNGYASLNIIATFGLISPGKGLEYGIEAIAEVVKDHPNTLYLILGKTHPCIKNEQGENYREKLLDLTHRLGLDNHVRFIDKYLTKEEIIYYLRLCDIYLTPYLSKDQAVSGTLAYAVGCGRVVVSTPYLYAQELLGDGRGLLAEFRDPNSIAKCIKYVLDNPDKKREMELRTAKLGQTMLWRTVAAAYFELFLKLTGDSKNAGTKVS